DNA sequence from the Cyprinus carpio isolate SPL01 chromosome A9, ASM1834038v1, whole genome shotgun sequence genome:
ggctcggctcggtgttcatcttcagttctctcttcactgCAGTAGATACAGTGTACTGTTCgagtaaatggattactccgggatattggtttattttgactcagagggagtgtcagccacattaaaaaagttaacagcttaagtcatttgtggattaatgctaattggagacgcgaaccgtttcaaacgattcagttcgatttggtgaacttcttcaagaagatccggttacatcgagtgattcgttcgcgaaccggatatcactaaactagtgttgtgaacgcgctcataacagacccggaagagaagtcaatgctgaataaagtcgtagattttgctatttttggaccaaaatgtattttcgatgcttcaaaaatttctaacggaccctctgatgtcacatggactactttgaagatgtttttattacctttctggacgtggacattataccgtacatacattctcaatggagggactgaaagctctcggactaaatctaaaatatcttaaactgtgttctgaagatgaacggaggtctcacgggtttggaacgacatgagggtgagtcattaatgacataattttaatatttgggtgaactaaccctttaacaatcTAACATTTATTAACTATGTgttgtgtatacatacatacatatatatatacatatatatatatatatatatatatatatatatatatatatatatatatatatatatatatatatatatatatatatatatgacattcaTTTTGTTAAGTACTACCTGTGAGGTAGAGATAAAGGGCATCTTTAGGGCTGTACAGAACAACACGCTTTCTTCCTGTAACTTGAGCCAGAAGGTTGTCCATTATCTGATGGTAAACATTATAATAACAAGTGTGGTTAAAAAACATGATGTTGCATTCCTGTTATATATCAATCAGAGGTATTCAACCTTTTTTTGACCAAGGATGCCTTGGTAAAAAGATTAAGTGGGTTCCCCTGCTTACATGCTTTAAATACTGTATTGAAACTATGTATATTAGAGGATGCACTACTGTTCTACAAATACATGCAGCATTAGTGAACATAAGAACCtcttttcaaacatgtaaaaaaaatcacagtgacTATTGCTATTTGTGGTATGGGTAAACTTAGCAATGATGAGCAGAGTTAGTGTACATAAAAACACTGTTAACAAGCCTGGATATCCATACTTAGTGAAGAGACGTTGcctaaacaaacacattcaaGTGATCAACATTTAATTTGcttgtctgcaaaaaaaaaaaaaaaaataattggataAGTGTCACCTACAGGCATGGAGAACTCACATCGTAGTGTGTCCACAGCTGCAGACCAGGGGAACTGATGCGAAAGACACTGGAGAAAAACTGCTCTGGCTCAAAGAACTGGGGAACATGGAAATCCTTTGCCAGCTCAGGGAACTGCTTCCTTAAATCAGCTGGTTCCTGAAAGGCGAAGGAGTCCATATGTGAAAAATATAATCCAGGCGTTCTAAAGTGAATATGCTGACACATTGCAGCCTATATTCAAGTTAAACTCCAAATTCCCAAACAGGTATGATATtcattactaaaaataatttaggCTACCTTACGAACATCTTCTCCAAGTGAGCGCAAGTAATAGCTTTCATCCTGGAACAAGAAGATTTATGTCAGCAGTTTTCAAGCTGTGGGCCGCAGCCCTCCACTGGGTCACAACGGTACAAACAGGGGGGCCGctaattattagaaataaaaataagaatttttttaatattagcaaAAATGTCCAACATCTGATAACCTCTGGACTCTGATAATCATTTACCCTCCATGTTtatctgttaaagggatagttcccccaaaaatgaaaagaaacacaaattgagataattttgataaaatccaagagctttctgaaaTAACCCTTTAAAGCCTACAGTTACTGACTAAACATTTTTGCATATTGTGGATCACAGAAATGTATGCttgtgtgggccgcgagttggaaaagattgggaaccactgatctatatatcaATCAAAAATACTGGTTAGTGATTAATGATGAAACActaaattatgaagaaaaaaaaacattactaatgAACCTTCGGGGGGTTCATTAGATTGAGGCttgaaagataatttttttttgtcttaagccAGAATTATGTCCAAActtatatgtattaatttagcaTAAATGGCACAAAATAGTTGTCAAATAATGTTAGaatcaatgtactaaaacatactttttaaggTAACTAACCTCACTAATGAAGAAATCTGAGTGCTTTGCCTCTGCAGCTCTCTGAATAAACTTGTCAAATGGCAGTGTCCTGAAATACAGAATTATATTATGCTTCCACAGTTTTCTGTTGTGCTCAGGTATAAAGGATTCTTGTTAAAtcacacacacctgtacacaAAGTTCTTATGCAGAAAGTCCATCCTGGGATCTGGGGACACATGCACTTTGACCTCTCGGTCTCCCCCCTTCTGCACGAGATAACTCACTGTCCACGCGCGCACACACGGCCCCAGGGGCACGCGCTTTAGAACTGCTGGTCTACGCTAAGGAACACACGTGTTATTCATTCACCCACAACACCGCAATAAATGGCTGTCTAATATATAATACACGAGTTACCAGTGGATATATGTCCCTCAAGAAAGTCTCTCTGTCCACATCGCTGTAGACAGGCACCTccagcttttcctgacaatccATTTCTGACAGACTGAAGTTTACTCTCCATTCGATGCCATCTGCACCGATCCGCCTTCCGCTAGGAAATTCGACTCGTTTTGGCGAGTCGACTCTtttaaacaatttgttttaaagaaCCGAATTAAAAGCCGAGGCTCTGAATGCTCTGAACTAAACCATCCAAGTAACGCCATGTAGACATATTGTTGTTTATTACGATTTAAGAAGTGtgtttaaattatgatttaaataagtAGGTGACCCGAGAACTCCTCAGACTAATTCAGTCAATTGATTCATTTAAGTGAACCGACTCATTCGTGAATAAATTGGACATAGCTACTAGACACGTGTTTAACGTATTCTGTTCACATCAGCACACATAGTATACatttaattaagaatttaaaaaagtcTGCTTTGTCTGAAAAATGCTGATATAGTGTTAACATCTGTTATATGTATGTGGAACTATTGTCTCTTTAGTATGTTGTCAGTCGGATTTCAATAACAGTTGGGCCACTGAGGATGATGGGAGAAAGATGGCGCTGCCCTTACTGAGGTGCTACAGCTGTAACAGGCCCGTTTCGATTCTGATTCGGTACTTTACATCGAAGTCGTTTTTAGCGAATCAGTCCAGACGACTCGCGCCCGTGTCGCCTGCAGTGTGTGATGCTCGCCAGTACAGCTCTGAGCGCGGGAGACACGAACAGAACCAGAAGGTTGTGGTTGTTGGGATCCCGAACCCCTTCATCTGGTTCCGAACCCGCATCTACTTCTTTCTCATCCGAGCTTACTTCGACAAAGAGTTCAGCATTGAGGAGTTCACGGAAGGAGCCAAACAGGTGAATGCCAACACCTGACAAAGCGTTATgtgatagaaaataaataatctcaGTTTTGACAGTGCCTGTGCTATAATAATTATGGACAAATTGTAATGTcttaatttttaagttaaaaagaacagtgattattaaaaataataataataataataataattatatatatatatatatatatatatatatatatatatatatatatatatatatatgtgtgtgtgtgtgtgtgtgtgtttatggtgtgtgtgtgtgtgtgtgtgtgtgtttattatcactttttattaatttaaacatccttgctgaataaaggaattcatttctttcaaaagaaagaaagaaagaaattactgaccacaaacttttgaaacagtagagtataatgttacaaaatatttattcgttttattcatcaaagaatcctgaaaaaaaaaaaaaaacattaagcagtaaAACGGTTTCCAGTATTGATattacatcagcatattagaatgatttctgaaggatcatgtgacactaaagactggagtaatgattctgaaaattcagctttgatcacagcaataattaaattatatttatagtatattaaaatagaaaaccattttaaagttgtaataatatttcacaatattactttttttatgtatttctgaatcaaataaatgcagccttgatgagcagaagagatttcttaaaaaaaaaaaaaaaaaaaaaaaaaaatctgatcccaaacttttgaacggcagtgtatataaacaaaattacatttatttattttattagctgataatcattttaatatgcttgcTTTTGGTTGTATATGTGAACCGTGTACAATAGAGTCtaggatttaaaaatgttttagtgtgaCCTGTATTAACAAACTAAGAGTCCAGATAAACTTTGTTAACCGGCAAAACCTAACCAACGCAGTTTTGAGTTACATGGTCACCCAGATAATAAACAGAGTGCTTAAACTTCTCTTTTTACTCTCAGGCTTTCTCGCACGTATCAAGATTACTGTCTCAGTGTCAGTTTGAGGCTCTTGAGGGATTGGTAGCTAAAGATGTAAGTACACGACGATAGCAATCACTTTATTATGTACCTGTTTAAGaatatactgattttatttagtaattactCTAACATTCCCTCGCATAGCTAATAGGGAAACTACAGGAAAAATGCGCTCAATTGCCTTTGAGCCACCAGAGGGCGCTGTCAGCTGAGTCCGATGAGATCATGTACACAACAACAGGAGACGTGGGCATTTACTATGATGATAACGGTGAGaccctatatatataataatattcgcCGGGGtaatatgtttaattattgttTGTGGGCCTGTAATTTAGGAAATATAAGCTTTGTAACTTGCATTCAGCATATTTGCATCCTATTTATCAGACTGTTTCTTATGCCAGCCAAATTCAATTCAttcagtaggctattatttaaaaaaatatatatatatatattttatgtaacatagaccataaattaaaatgtatgacaaaaataattgctgttttaaaaaaattttttcaattgCTTTTAGGGAGgaaatatgtaagtattttgATGCGTTTTTGGTACTTGACGAGTGCCAGACTTCCAGATGAGAGTGTGGAGGGAGCGAGGATATTCCAGGTTGTCATTGGTGGAGAAGGAGAGAAACCAGAGACCAAGAGATTGCTGACAGCCAATTATGAGTGAGTATTGTGATTACGCTTTTCATTGTTTCATTGAAAACTACTATTTTAATACCTTGAGTTAATGTgcagaaatattactattatgttATAACTGTACTTAATTATAACATAAACATCAGTGTAACatttatgttttcctttttttgacaGATTCCAAAGGGAGTTTACCCAAGGTGTGATTCCAGACTGGATCATCACAAGAATAGAGCACTCAAAACTTCTTGACTAAGTGTGTTTAACTTGCagaagatagatttttttttcttttttcatgctttttttgtttaatattgctCAACATGCCGAAACATGTAGGCGAGATTCACCATGGGCAATAGAAAGATATAAATGTTGACTTCCTGTGTGCTTCCGTATATTGATCTATTGATATATATCTCACCGATCTCACATTAATAACTTTTACATTAATATGTTTGTAATTTATGGTTGGCTCATGATTGATCAGTTTGATCTATAAAAAAATGGTGCTgtgtttttaaactttgtatgAAGAGTTTAGGGGTCAGGTTGACTGCACATTGCAAAAACTGTGCAACTGGACTGTAAAACTATACAAGAGAAACCAGGGGCATTGGTATCTTAATACCTTTAGTATTGAAGCCATAAAGTCTGCTGCCTGGAGACTTTGAAAGACAGGTTCATACAGAATAATGAACTGACCAGTCAGTTCTGTCACGGTTTTATCAAAACTTCcatttcatgtaaaatattttagtgcaaaaaaacaacaacaacatgaataAATTGTGATAGAAAACCAactaatgtgatttttaatgtcattatattGAGACACATAATGGGGACATGAAAGTGTACTGGATAATATGAATTCCTGATTAATACTATGTACTACGTTCCCTtgctttaaacttaaactttCAAGATCACAAGACGGACCACGATTTTTTCCTCTATTTACGCCTTTCAACGTTTTACAAATTGGAGAATTATTCCACGACGATCCCACTGTTCTTTTGCAATCCCTCCCACTGTCGATTTTGATTGGCCAAACCCAGAACCTATTCTGCCTCTCCATTGGCTACTCTCCTGTCTGCGTCGTGACGTCATCCCAGGGGCTGCGTGACAGGTCCGTGGGAGATCTCCTATAGGTTTAAACGTTAAACAGGCGGTGTGGGTTTACAATGAGGAAAGCGGAGACACGATTACAATGGATTCGTGAATAAAATCAAGCTTATCTTGTAGAGACATGAGACTCGCTGGATACGCGTTGTACGGCTTTGCTCTTGGGCTTTTGCTCGTGGGTTTGCTGGATTTATTGTTTGGTTTCGGGGAGAACCGATGCAGCATGACATACATGTTCGAGTACCCAGAATACCGAGTGAGTATCACTGCAAACACAGTCTGTGTCACTGTGCCTTTCTTCACACGTTTGGTTTGCAACTAACAAAATGCACAATTTCTTGTAATTAGAGCAACATCTCTAGCTCACATTTCATTGGCAGGCCATGCTTCAGTTCCTCATCCGTCATTCTACCTGTTGTTTTGCCAACAACAAACAGAACTAATCAGCAATATTTCGATGGGCAAAACCCCCTCGCTTCACTCACTGAGGGGTCacacttatattttttaaaatgtttgtattgtAAGGGATTCGTGGTACTAGAATATCCACCTCAAAAGTATGCATCGTTTATTTCTatctaaaatataacaaatattaggGAAAATAAGTCTTAATTTTGTTACTGATGTTAAAAAAATAGGGTTATTTAAAAACCAATTCATGAACGGCTGAAGAAAATCATAAGTAATATCATGTAGCATTTATAACCTGTAAGAGAACGTCTCAAAATAAAGCGCTAACGCAACGTTACCTGCCACGCATTCAAACCTGAATGACCTGAACATGCATTTAAAGTTTCGCTTGTTTCAGGAATCCCGTTTCACTACTTGATTTGCATTTTGTCCTGCATTTTTCTCTGCGCACGAATGTTTAGTCTCGTATGTTTGTGTGCTTGCACAGCGCGTGCAGCTTCCGAGGCGTGTCGCGCGCCAGTACCCATCATACGGGCTGTATCTGTACGGAGAGGGCGCATACGCTCAGGAGAGCAGAGGACTCAAGCTCACCGGCGCACCTGTGCTCTTCTTGCCTGGGAACGCGGGCAGCTACAAGCAAGGTGAGATggaactgttttttcttctttagtGTTTCAGTCAGCATATCTTATGCAGACATGCATATGTAGTTTGAGTGGCTTGGTTTTGTTTATTTCCCTTCAAGGTGGTTTGTTTGCACAATCAGTCTTGATCCTCCTGCTGAGTTTTCCCAATACTTATGAAATATACTGGTTGTTCAGGAAGACAGAGGTGAGTGCTCACACAGAGATGTTGTTCTACTCTCTCTTGCAGCTCGTTCTCTGGGTTCAGTGGCGCTGAGGAAGGCTGAGAACCTGGACAGACGAATCCATATGAACGTGTTCACCATTGACTTCAACGAGGAGTTGGTGGCTCTGTATGGGGGCAGTTTGCGCAGACAGACTCAATTTCTACATGAAAGCATCAAAGCCATCTTGCGGCTTTacaaggtcagaggtcaagggCAACCTTTTTCTCTTTCCATCATTTTCTGTCACTTTGTTTGAATTACAGATCACAAATTACAGTTATCTAGACTCTAATATACTCACTTGGTTCATGAAACTcagatttttagcttcagactaaaAATTGGAggatatcaaatgttttattctttgagctgattttagaaagCATATTGTTCTTATGTCATGCATCTCCTAGCAACAAAGCACATGTTTCTGCGTGTGTTGTTTAGTAGTGTTTGATTTTTAGTCATTTATGATGTatgatgtcagttttttttttttttttttatttaactattcaCAAAGTTCAGTAAGTGTATAAAATCTTTTCAGATTTGTAAAAGTCGTATAGTGTGTTTCAGCCTTTATAGTGACTTAATAATTGAACATCAATGCTATTAGTAGATCATCTACATCAAAACCAATGATCTTTTTACTACATTCCCATGTCTGCAGGACCGTCCAGACCCTCCCACAGGTGTGGTTCTGGTGGGTCACTCCATGGGTGGAGTGGTGGCAAGAGCTTTGTTCGCCCTGGCACGTTTCAACCCACGTCTGGTCAGCCTCATCATCACCCAGGCCTCCCCTCACCAGGCACCTGTCCTGTCCCTGGACCCTTATATACTGGGTAGGAAGAAAACCTACAGACATACATAATTATGTACAGGTGATTTGTTTGAGAGTTTTGAaggtacactacagttcaaaggataattttttttattttttattttgaaagaaactaGTTTTCTAGGACacgttaaattgattaaatgtaacagtaaagacaaatataatgttataaaaaagtgctcaaaactttcaattcctcaaagaatcctgaaaaaatatgttttacggtttctacaaaaataataactttttttaacactGGTAATAAGAAATCAGCGTATtacaatgatttttgaagaatcatgtgactctgaagatgagagaagtggctgctgaaaattaagctttaaattgaaaaacatttatggtgaattgtaataatttcacagtattacttttttttttactgtatttttacttgcATGCATACATGCAGCtatggtaagcataagagacttctttcaaaaacataaaaaattctgCTGCTATATGTTTTTAACTATAGTTTATTCAGAAGGTATAAACTTGTGTAATTGAATATTATACTTTCTCAGACAAAAAGTTGGATTGCACACGTATAGTTTTTTGTCGTGCTAACATCTGAATTGTGTGTCTGTGGTAGAGTTTTACTCTAGAGTCAGACATCGCTGGGCCACAAGTGCTGAAGAGCTTCGAAATGTAAGCGTTCTCTCTGTGGGTGGTGGTTACCTTGACTTCCAGGTGCGCTCTGGTTTGACCGCGCTCTCCTGTCCCATTGATGACCTCAATAAGATGTCAGTAGTGGTAGGTCTAATAGCTATTAAAGTTACAGGTTGAAATATTTAACTAAAGagaattgttgtttttaatgtcctTACATTGATACATCAGTGTTTTCTGAATTGGTTAAAGGCAACTGCAGTTCCCCGAAGCTGGGTTTCCACGGATCATATTTCCATTGTTTGGTATGTTTTTGCATCC
Encoded proteins:
- the LOC109077182 gene encoding m-AAA protease-interacting protein 1, mitochondrial-like isoform X1, which encodes MPSAPIRLPLGNSTRFVCCQSDFNNSWATEDDGRKMALPLLRCYSCNRPVSILIRYFTSKSFLANQSRRLAPVSPAVCDARQYSSERGRHEQNQKVVVVGIPNPFIWFRTRIYFFLIRAYFDKEFSIEEFTEGAKQAFSHVSRLLSQCQFEALEGLVAKDLIGKLQEKCAQLPLSHQRALSAESDEIMYTTTGDVGIYYDDNGRKYVSILMRFWYLTSARLPDESVEGARIFQVVIGGEGEKPETKRLLTANYEFQREFTQGVIPDWIITRIEHSKLLD
- the LOC109077182 gene encoding m-AAA protease-interacting protein 1, mitochondrial-like isoform X2; the encoded protein is MALPLLRCYSCNRPVSILIRYFTSKSFLANQSRRLAPVSPAVCDARQYSSERGRHEQNQKVVVVGIPNPFIWFRTRIYFFLIRAYFDKEFSIEEFTEGAKQAFSHVSRLLSQCQFEALEGLVAKDLIGKLQEKCAQLPLSHQRALSAESDEIMYTTTGDVGIYYDDNGRKYVSILMRFWYLTSARLPDESVEGARIFQVVIGGEGEKPETKRLLTANYEFQREFTQGVIPDWIITRIEHSKLLD